The following proteins are co-located in the Silene latifolia isolate original U9 population chromosome 1, ASM4854445v1, whole genome shotgun sequence genome:
- the LOC141648825 gene encoding glucan endo-1,3-beta-glucosidase 4-like — MSLPSLKIFIPLLFLILVPLISGDGELPPQWCVVDVQTPDDVLIGATNWACGGDGGADCSMIQENQPCYFPNTPQNHASYAFNSYFQKFKHQGASCYFNGAAIVTDLDPSYGNCHFESLP, encoded by the exons ATGTCTCTTCCTTCCTTGAAAATATTCATTCCTCTGCTCTTCCTCATTCTAGTTCCACTGATTTCAG GAGATGGAGAATTGCCGCCACAATGGTGCGTAGTAGACGTGCAGACACCAGATGATGTACTGATAGGAGCAACGAATTGGGCATGTGGAGGAGATGGTGGTGCAGATTGTAGTATGATACAAGAGAATCAACCTTGTTATTTTCCTAACACGCCTCAAAACCATGCTTCTTATGCCTTCAATAGTTACTTTCAAAAGTTTAAGCATCAAGGTGCTAGTTGTTACTTCAATGGTGCTGCCATTGTCACCGATCTTGATCCGA GTTACGGCAACTGCCACTTTGAATCTCTCCCTTGA
- the LOC141596353 gene encoding uncharacterized protein LOC141596353: MESKKEEAFVAKQHAEKRFAEKDFLGAKNFALKAQNLFPELEGISQMVATFDIYVASECKVNGEIDFYSVLGLKPTADRSMIKKQYKRLAVLLHPDKNRTIGADGAFRLVSEAWTHLSDKAKRASYYLKRNVQLSSAVVAGGSYPEYCVKSSCVPPTFWTVCTSCQVQYEYLRKYVNKRLSCKNCRGTFMAVELGIAPINGAYPVSPTQWSFTPENGHSSHGFSTVIVSGNGIPTHHSGHSSEYVSNMSFQWSTSPGTSNGTVYKPNGCPSKPGRKPKTEVNLNGNGSVGQGQPNGVKVTRPYKKRKVEPGVVREAVIPNNNGCSVPKFSVTNESSVRRPLPPLLDNRALLIEKARIAIKKKLEEIKLTKAEIAQRPQSGDARKKPNPYLEPNKLGPVTLTVPDSDFHDFDKDRTEECFQPKQIWALYDEEDGMPRLYCLIRQILSVNPFKIHISYLGSKTDTEFGVVNWLDCGFTKSCGHFRATNSDIVEEVNMFSHPLTQEKAGRGGCVRIFPRSGDIWAVYRNWSPDWNRSTPYDVRHQYEMVEILNDYSEDYGVSVTPLVKVEGYKTVYTRKTDKDAVRWITRREMVRFSHPVPSWLLKEVNGLPEGCWDLDPAATPDGLLGTVNEVEVEEKSRNLNTLK, from the coding sequence ATGGAATCAAAGAAAGAAGAGGCATTTGTAGCGAAACAGCATGCCGAGAAGCGATTTGCTGAGAAGGACTTTTTGGGTGCCAAAAATTTTGCTTTAAAAGCTCAAAATTTGTTTCCTGAATTGGAGGGAATTTCACAGATGGTTGCCACATTTGACATATATGTTGCATCCGAGTGTAAAGTCAATGGAGAGATTGACTTTTACTCGGTTCTCGGGTTGAAACCAACTGCTGACAGGTCAATGATCAAGAAACAGTATAAAAGACTGGCGGTTTTACTACATCCCGATAAGAATAGAACCATAGGAGCTGATGGTGCTTTTAGGCTTGTTTCCGAGGCTTGGACTCATTTGTCAGATAAGGCCAAGAGAGCTTCTTATTACCTGAAAAGGAATGTTCAGCTGTCTTCTGCAGTGGTAGCTGGGGGTTCATATCCCGAGTATTGTGTCAAGTCGTCCTGTGTTCCTCCTACCTTTTGGACTGTCTGCACTTCTTGTCAGGTTCAATATGAGTATCTAAGGAAGTATGTTAACAAGAGACTCTCTTGTAAGAATTGTCGAGGTACATTCATGGCCGTGGAATTGGGTATAGCTCCGATTAATGGTGCGTACCCTGTTTCTCCAACCCAATGGTCGTTTACCCCTGAAAATGGTCATTCTAGTCATGGATTTAGCACGGTAATTGTCTCGGGAAATGGGATTCCGACACATCATTCTGGACATAGTTCCGAGTATGTTTCAAATATGTCATTTCAGTGGAGCACGAGCCCAGGGACTTCAAATGGTACCGTCTATAAGCCCAACGGGTGTCCTAGTAAACCTGGTAGAAAGCCAAAAACAGAAGTCAACCTTAATGGGAATGGATCAGTTGGTCAAGGTCAACCTAACGGCGTGAAGGTTACAAGACCATATAAGAAAAGGAAGGTCGAGCCTGGAGTCGTTAGAGAAGCTGTAATTCCCAATAATAATGGATGTAGTGTGCCCAAGTTCTCCGTTACTAATGAATCATCAGTAAGGCGGCCCCTCCCCCCACTTTTGGATAATAGAGCCTTGCTGATCGAAAAAGCAAGAATAGCAATAAAGAAGAAATTGGAAGAGATCAAGCTGACTAAAGCGGAGATCGCCCAAAGACCTCAATCTGGAGATGCGCGGAAAAAGCCCAATCCCTATTTGGAGCCCAACAAACTTGGGCCTGTCACCCTTACGGTTCCAGACTCTGACTTTCATGATTTCGACAAGGATAGGACAGAGGAGTGTTTCCAGCCAAAGCAGATATGGGCATTGTATGATGAAGAGGATGGCATGCCCCGCCTTTATTGTCTGATCCGACAGATACTTTCGGTAAATCCCTTCAAAATCCACATCAGCTACTTGGGTTCTAAAACTGACACCGAGTTTGGTGTTGTGAATTGGTTAGACTGCGGGTTCACTAAATCATGTGGACACTTCCGCGCTACAAATTCTGACATCGTTGAAGAGGTCAACATGTTCTCTCATCCCTTGACCCAGGAGAAGGCGGGCCGAGGAGGATGTGTCAGAATCTTCCCTAGAAGTGGGGACATATGGGCAGTATACCGAAACTGGTCACCTGATTGGAATAGGTCAACTCCTTATGACGTCAGGCATCAATATGAAATGGTCGAGATCCTCAACGACTACTCTGAAGATTACGGGGTGTCAGTTACCCCACTTGTGAAGGTCGAGGGCTACAAAACAGTGTATACAAGGAAAACCGACAAGGACGCAGTTCGGTGGATCACAAGGAGGGAAATGGTCAGGTTCTCTCACCCAGTCCCATCTTGGTTGCTCAAAGAAGTTAATGGTTTGCCTGAAGGGTGCTGGGACCTTGATCCCGCTGCTACTCCAGACGGTCTACTCGGGACAGTCAACGAGGTGGAGGTTGAAGAGAAAAGTCGCAACTTAAACACACTTAAATAA